From the Alloalcanivorax dieselolei B5 genome, one window contains:
- a CDS encoding AAA family ATPase, translating into MPFINDRLMEQAESRPPPVTPGARVSRFQFEPDQVMARLSARIVGQDPVLADLEAMLTRIKADISDPERPLAVYLFVGPTGVGKTETARLLAEALHGRADALCRVDMNTLAQEHYAAALTGAPPGYVGSKEGHTLLDEERLRGTFRKPGVVLFDEIEKADARVIRALMNVLDHGRLPLSAGTRELDFRNSLIFMTSNLGAREAQARLSLYRGGWRRWLGLRPGEVERIPEQAVFEHFDPEFINRIDRIHYFQPLAPQRAEALLDIELDRLADRLQGRDVHLSWQPAARARLCAGQDIRYGARDLRRRLRNELEPKVAAAMFGHPGTRQFLVRASGGTLEVVPVMDTEPHDALRHTT; encoded by the coding sequence GTGCCCTTCATCAATGATCGCCTGATGGAACAGGCGGAGTCCCGGCCGCCGCCGGTGACGCCGGGGGCCCGCGTTTCCCGCTTCCAGTTCGAGCCGGATCAGGTGATGGCCCGGCTGAGCGCCCGCATCGTCGGCCAGGATCCGGTGCTGGCGGACCTGGAGGCGATGCTGACGCGGATCAAAGCGGATATTTCCGATCCGGAACGGCCGCTGGCGGTGTACCTGTTTGTCGGCCCCACCGGTGTTGGCAAGACCGAAACCGCGCGCCTGCTGGCCGAGGCGCTGCACGGTCGCGCCGACGCGCTGTGTCGGGTCGATATGAACACTCTGGCCCAGGAGCACTACGCCGCCGCGCTCACCGGCGCGCCACCCGGCTACGTGGGGAGCAAGGAAGGACATACCCTGCTGGATGAGGAACGGCTGCGCGGCACCTTCCGCAAACCGGGGGTGGTGCTGTTCGATGAAATTGAAAAGGCCGACGCCCGGGTCATACGGGCTTTGATGAATGTGCTGGATCATGGCCGTTTGCCATTGTCCGCCGGCACCCGGGAGCTGGATTTTCGCAACAGCCTGATCTTCATGACCAGCAATCTCGGTGCCCGTGAGGCTCAGGCCAGATTGTCCCTCTATCGCGGCGGCTGGCGCCGCTGGCTGGGATTGCGTCCGGGGGAGGTGGAGCGTATTCCGGAACAAGCGGTGTTCGAGCACTTTGATCCGGAGTTCATTAATCGTATCGACCGCATTCATTACTTTCAGCCGTTGGCGCCACAACGGGCCGAGGCGCTGCTGGATATTGAACTGGATCGCCTGGCGGACCGCCTGCAAGGACGGGACGTTCATCTATCCTGGCAACCGGCGGCGCGGGCCCGGTTATGCGCCGGGCAGGATATCCGCTACGGCGCCCGTGATCTGCGGCGGCGTCTGCGCAACGAACTGGAACCGAAGGTGGCCGCGGCCATGTTCGGCCACCCCGGCACTCGTCAGTTTCTGGTGCGAGCCTCCGGTGGTACCTTGGAGGTCGTGCCGGTGATGGATACCGAACCCCACGACGCACTACGTCATACAACGTAG
- the fmdA gene encoding formamidase encodes MAETIIKIDLNKSPYENEKVHNRWHPDIPMAAMVKPGDDFIVECHDWTGGQINNDDNAEDVRDVDLTQVHFLSGPVGVEGAEPGDLLVVDILDIGTFEESQWGFNGFFSKQNGGGFLTEHFPEAQKTIWDFNGMFTKSRHIPGVEFAGLIHPGLIGCLPSKGMLDEWNKREKELYDTEPDRVPGLVNLPFADTAHMGKLNGDARNAAAAEGARTVPPREHGGNCDIKDLSRGSQIYFPVYVKDAGLSVGDLHFSQGDGEITFCGAIEMAGWIHMRVNLIKGGMEKYAIKNPIFKPSPMAPKYDDYLIFEGISVDEEGKQHYLDVHIAYRQACLNAIEYLKKFGYSGAQAYSLLGCAPVQGHISGVVDVPNACATLWLPTDIFEFDLKPGVDGPQHSVAGSMDVPLAKDK; translated from the coding sequence ATGGCTGAGACCATCATTAAAATTGATCTGAACAAGTCCCCGTACGAGAACGAGAAAGTGCATAACCGGTGGCATCCGGATATTCCCATGGCCGCCATGGTGAAGCCCGGTGATGACTTCATCGTGGAATGCCATGACTGGACCGGCGGGCAAATCAACAACGACGACAACGCCGAGGACGTTCGCGACGTGGATCTGACACAGGTGCACTTCCTGTCCGGTCCGGTGGGTGTGGAAGGCGCCGAGCCCGGCGATCTTCTGGTGGTGGATATTCTCGATATCGGCACCTTCGAGGAAAGCCAGTGGGGCTTCAACGGCTTCTTTTCCAAACAGAATGGCGGCGGCTTTCTGACCGAGCACTTTCCCGAAGCGCAGAAAACCATCTGGGACTTCAATGGCATGTTCACCAAGTCCCGCCATATTCCCGGCGTGGAGTTCGCCGGTCTGATTCACCCGGGGCTGATTGGCTGCCTGCCGTCCAAGGGCATGCTGGATGAATGGAACAAACGGGAAAAAGAACTTTACGATACCGAACCGGATCGGGTGCCCGGCCTGGTCAATCTGCCGTTCGCCGATACCGCCCACATGGGCAAGTTGAACGGTGATGCCCGTAATGCCGCGGCGGCGGAAGGCGCGCGTACGGTGCCACCAAGGGAGCATGGCGGTAACTGCGACATCAAGGATCTGTCCCGTGGCTCGCAGATTTACTTTCCGGTGTACGTGAAGGACGCCGGTCTGTCCGTGGGCGACCTGCACTTCAGCCAGGGTGATGGGGAAATTACTTTCTGTGGCGCCATCGAGATGGCGGGCTGGATTCACATGCGGGTGAATCTGATCAAAGGCGGCATGGAAAAATACGCGATCAAGAACCCGATCTTCAAACCCAGCCCGATGGCGCCGAAGTACGATGACTATCTGATCTTCGAAGGCATTTCCGTGGACGAGGAGGGCAAGCAGCACTACCTGGACGTGCATATTGCGTATCGCCAGGCTTGTCTCAACGCCATCGAGTACCTGAAGAAATTCGGCTATTCCGGTGCCCAGGCCTATTCGCTGCTGGGATGCGCGCCGGTGCAGGGCCACATCAGCGGCGTGGTGGACGTGCCGAACGCCTGTGCCACTTTGTGGTTGCCCACCGACATTTTCGAGTTTGACCTCAAACCCGGCGTGGATGGTCCTCAGCACAGCGTGGCCGGATCCATGGATGTGCCACTGGCGAAAGACAAGTAA
- a CDS encoding FmdB family zinc ribbon protein: MPLYDYKCANHGLFHALVAVAESGIAHACPQCGELAPRVIMVPPEVLDMAPARRQAMECNERAAHEPRRGNDHSEKEQGCCHHAKPSPKVFYTADGKKMFPSARPWMISH; this comes from the coding sequence ATGCCGTTATACGACTATAAATGCGCGAACCACGGACTGTTCCATGCGCTGGTGGCGGTGGCGGAATCCGGTATCGCCCACGCCTGCCCGCAATGCGGTGAACTGGCGCCGCGGGTGATCATGGTGCCGCCGGAGGTGCTTGATATGGCCCCGGCCCGCCGTCAGGCCATGGAATGCAACGAACGCGCCGCCCATGAACCCCGGCGAGGCAACGACCACAGTGAAAAGGAGCAAGGCTGCTGCCACCACGCCAAACCCTCGCCGAAAGTGTTCTACACCGCCGACGGCAAGAAAATGTTCCCCTCGGCGCGGCCCTGGATGATTAGCCACTAG
- a CDS encoding MaoC family dehydratase encodes MLTIKSPDELQSWEGKELGVSEWETISQERINQFAEATGDHQWIHVDVERANKESPMGGPIAHGYLTLSLIPMFKDQIYAIEGVKAGINYGLNGCRFLAPVPAGARVRARFVMKSVTQKGEGRYLLCNEVTIELEGSDKPACVAESLGMVLF; translated from the coding sequence ATGCTGACAATTAAAAGTCCCGACGAACTGCAAAGCTGGGAAGGTAAGGAGCTCGGCGTTTCCGAATGGGAAACCATCAGCCAGGAGCGCATCAACCAGTTCGCCGAAGCCACCGGCGACCACCAGTGGATCCACGTGGACGTGGAACGGGCCAACAAGGAATCCCCCATGGGCGGCCCCATCGCCCACGGTTACCTGACGCTGTCCCTGATCCCCATGTTCAAGGATCAGATCTACGCCATCGAAGGGGTCAAAGCCGGCATCAACTACGGCCTCAACGGCTGCCGCTTCCTCGCCCCCGTCCCCGCCGGTGCCCGCGTCCGCGCCCGCTTCGTGATGAAATCCGTCACCCAGAAAGGCGAAGGCCGCTACCTGCTCTGCAACGAAGTCACCATCGAGCTTGAAGGCAGCGACAAACCGGCCTGCGTGGCGGAAAGCCTGGGGATGGTGCTTTTTTGA
- a CDS encoding TonB-dependent siderophore receptor translates to MASRSGNTQQRRGRGTRHPLAWAVAATMISSPAWAQDSSGTQQLDTVEVGAQGESALGEADFGYVGQRSLTATKIDTPVSETPRAISIVTREQMEDRASISIADALQYTPSIQANYFGEDNKQDWFVIRGFDQANNGLYRDGTRVYSYGFYSWQIDPFGLERVEILRGAPSALYGQNPPGGAINTVSKRPRSYSSGYVGLEYGSYDRKQLSVDVSGPVGEGHAYRLVALRRDSETRVDDVDAERTLIAPSFKAALGDNTDLTLLASYQKDDSDPYLQFLPTSGVITPNPNGEIDDDVAVGNPDYEKFEREQATLGYEFEHRFSDNTRFQQYTRYQHMKMDLRQMYSLGYMPNSGDSQLLRGLSDEEGDADGINVDNRLIHKWSFNGIDHTLLVGMDYQSLSIDGKTYADPVMGYEAAPGIYAPALLDPYHPSYRDANALVPLRCDFSTGACNPLTEADRQERDIDFYQAGAYLQDQMKFNDRFVFLFGVRYDHATQEYQNKTLSTQQKTRNEEWTTSTGLAYLFDNGVTAYANYSQYFLPVRIEIARAGTNEAKPESGDNVELGLKYQPHGFDGYFNMALFQATKENMATGAALTLQQIGEVENKGVELEAVANITPSLSVIANATFMDPEIKENGNAAQEGNRPEQVAKTLASAWAKYSFLEGPMKGVSVGTGVRYVGDTYGDNDNTREHRVPSFTLWDATVSYQWQDWKFQVAAKNLADKEYVATCSSAYYCWYGDRRNVIASVSYAW, encoded by the coding sequence ATGGCTAGCCGATCCGGCAACACACAACAACGGCGGGGCCGGGGCACCCGCCATCCACTGGCCTGGGCGGTGGCCGCCACCATGATCAGCAGCCCGGCCTGGGCTCAGGACAGCTCCGGGACACAGCAACTGGACACGGTGGAAGTGGGCGCTCAGGGCGAGAGTGCCTTGGGGGAAGCGGACTTCGGCTATGTGGGGCAGCGTAGTCTCACGGCTACCAAGATCGATACCCCGGTGAGCGAGACCCCGCGCGCCATCTCCATTGTCACCCGCGAGCAAATGGAAGACCGTGCCTCGATCAGCATCGCCGATGCCCTGCAATACACGCCCAGCATCCAGGCGAACTATTTTGGCGAGGACAACAAGCAGGACTGGTTTGTCATCCGTGGTTTTGATCAGGCCAATAACGGTTTGTACCGCGATGGTACCCGGGTCTATTCATACGGCTTCTATAGCTGGCAGATCGATCCCTTTGGCCTGGAGCGGGTGGAGATTTTGCGCGGCGCGCCGTCCGCTCTGTATGGACAGAACCCTCCGGGCGGCGCCATCAATACCGTCAGCAAGCGCCCACGTTCTTATTCCAGTGGCTATGTGGGTCTGGAGTACGGCAGCTACGACCGTAAGCAGTTGTCGGTGGACGTGAGCGGACCGGTGGGGGAAGGGCATGCCTACCGCCTGGTGGCGTTAAGACGTGACAGCGAAACCCGGGTGGACGATGTGGATGCCGAGCGCACCTTGATCGCGCCATCTTTCAAAGCCGCGCTGGGAGACAATACCGATCTGACCCTGCTGGCTTCCTATCAAAAAGACGATTCCGACCCCTATCTGCAGTTTCTGCCCACCAGCGGGGTGATCACGCCGAACCCGAACGGCGAGATTGATGATGACGTGGCCGTTGGTAATCCGGACTATGAAAAGTTCGAGCGTGAGCAAGCCACGCTTGGATACGAATTCGAGCACCGTTTCAGCGACAACACCAGGTTCCAGCAGTACACCCGCTATCAGCACATGAAGATGGATCTGCGGCAGATGTACTCCCTGGGTTATATGCCCAATTCCGGCGACTCTCAGCTACTGCGTGGGCTGTCCGACGAGGAAGGCGACGCCGACGGGATCAACGTGGATAACCGGCTGATCCATAAGTGGAGTTTCAACGGAATCGACCACACGCTGTTGGTGGGGATGGATTATCAGAGTCTGTCCATCGATGGTAAAACCTATGCTGATCCGGTAATGGGCTACGAAGCGGCGCCCGGTATTTATGCGCCCGCACTGCTCGATCCATACCATCCCAGCTATAGAGATGCGAACGCCCTGGTGCCTTTGCGGTGTGACTTTTCCACTGGCGCCTGTAATCCCCTGACCGAAGCCGATCGGCAGGAAAGAGACATCGATTTCTATCAGGCTGGTGCTTATCTTCAGGATCAGATGAAGTTCAATGACCGCTTCGTCTTCCTGTTTGGCGTTCGTTATGATCACGCCACACAGGAGTACCAAAACAAAACCCTTTCCACGCAGCAGAAGACGCGAAACGAGGAGTGGACCACCAGCACCGGTCTGGCGTACCTGTTTGATAATGGAGTCACGGCTTACGCCAACTACTCCCAGTATTTCCTGCCGGTACGAATCGAAATCGCCAGAGCGGGGACTAACGAGGCCAAACCGGAATCCGGCGACAATGTCGAATTGGGCCTCAAGTACCAGCCGCACGGTTTTGATGGCTACTTCAACATGGCTTTGTTCCAGGCCACCAAGGAAAATATGGCCACGGGGGCCGCACTGACCTTGCAGCAGATCGGCGAGGTCGAGAACAAAGGGGTGGAACTGGAGGCCGTTGCCAACATTACGCCGAGTCTCAGCGTGATCGCCAACGCCACCTTCATGGACCCGGAAATCAAGGAGAACGGTAATGCGGCCCAGGAAGGCAATCGTCCTGAGCAGGTGGCCAAGACCCTGGCTTCCGCCTGGGCCAAGTACAGCTTCCTTGAAGGACCGATGAAAGGGGTTTCCGTGGGCACCGGGGTACGCTATGTCGGCGATACCTATGGCGATAACGACAACACCCGCGAGCATCGCGTGCCGTCGTTCACGCTTTGGGATGCCACGGTGAGCTATCAGTGGCAGGACTGGAAATTCCAGGTGGCGGCCAAGAATCTGGCCGACAAGGAATATGTTGCCACCTGTTCCAGCGCCTATTACTGCTGGTACGGGGATCGCCGCAACGTTATCGCCAGCGTGAGCTATGCCTGGTAA